A stretch of Helicobacter pylori oki112 DNA encodes these proteins:
- a CDS encoding amino acid ABC transporter permease, with the protein MSASHNLSLFFESLDLSKERLELLLEAFYPMLKAAFCISLPLAIISFILGLFIAVFVALIKIAPPKHFIHKALLAGVNFYVSLIRGTPLLVQIVVVFYGLPALGVYIDPIPAGIIAFSFNVGAYASETLRASFLSVPKDQWDSSLSLGLNYLQTFWHVIFFQALKVATPSLSNTFISLFKETSLASVVTIAEVFRIAQQKANASYDFLPIYLEAALIYWLFCLILEVIQKRVEKILN; encoded by the coding sequence ATGTCAGCCAGCCATAATCTGTCTTTGTTTTTTGAATCTTTAGATTTGAGCAAGGAGCGTTTGGAATTATTATTAGAGGCTTTCTACCCCATGCTAAAAGCCGCTTTTTGCATTTCTTTGCCTTTAGCGATCATTTCTTTCATTTTGGGCTTATTCATTGCGGTTTTTGTGGCTCTCATTAAAATCGCGCCCCCCAAACATTTCATTCATAAGGCTTTATTAGCGGGCGTGAATTTCTATGTTTCGCTCATTAGAGGCACGCCTTTATTGGTCCAAATCGTGGTGGTGTTTTATGGTTTGCCAGCCCTTGGGGTCTATATTGATCCAATCCCAGCAGGCATTATTGCGTTTTCTTTTAATGTGGGGGCATACGCTTCAGAGACTTTGAGGGCGAGCTTTCTTTCTGTCCCTAAAGATCAATGGGATTCAAGCTTGAGTTTGGGCTTGAATTACTTGCAAACCTTTTGGCATGTCATCTTTTTTCAAGCGCTCAAAGTCGCCACGCCAAGCCTGAGTAACACTTTCATCAGCCTTTTTAAAGAAACTTCTTTAGCTTCGGTGGTAACGATCGCAGAGGTTTTTAGAATCGCACAGCAAAAAGCGAACGCCAGCTATGATTTTTTACCTATTTATTTGGAAGCCGCTTTGATTTACTGGCTTTTTTGCTTGATTTTAGAAGTGATCCAAAAGCGCGTGGAAAAAATCTTAAATTAA